One window of Trichoderma breve strain T069 chromosome 3, whole genome shotgun sequence genomic DNA carries:
- a CDS encoding fungal zn(2)-Cys(6) binuclear cluster domain-containing protein, whose amino-acid sequence MTMHHQLNGSSGSNGVVKTRRSHRKSRNGCSECKRRHIRCDERRPACTNCTIAERACSFPPARQPQSQLEPLPPPQLPHSPADSHLSRKSQHSPSSFAPAPPAGPQTLPSFTESFTNTAYHPPVPPASLFTAEHLMLFHHLSDAMSDCILARGQVKVVLDVAIRHLIDAPYLIDQLLALSALHVAFTTKPGEMPLNGTVASFRNQATELQTRALSSFTRITAMVPADDTATCVPRFLFASLLSNQVLAETLLQHQQPQPLPYHHDVMGVHGGGGGGGVIGGGGASGGAISFHGFIERMVECIHLHRGVLAQVRPTWDYLMQSELYPLLHITHDANIAAVTLKSGTECTALRQMIDAAASPVSRYGDASPPRLDQASADACRVAIDSLQWAFDMHRALPEQDISHAPSAFIVTLEAEYVDVLRTLLPEALMILAYLGVLIHRCRHFWTFGTAGANLIRAIAGYLGGHWHEPLAWPLKVIEEETD is encoded by the exons ATGACCATGCACCACCAGCTCAACGGGAGCTCCGGTTCAAACGGCGTCGTCAAGACGAGACGATCGCACCGAAAATCCCGGAACGGCTGCAGTGAGTGCAAGCGACGACACATACGATGCGACGAGCGCCGTCCAGCCTGCACCAACTGCACAATTGCTGAGCGCGCATGCTCGTTCCCTCCTGCTCGCCAGCCGCAGAGCCAACTCGAGCCCCtaccgccgccgcagctGCCGCACAGCCCGGCCGACTCGCATCTGAGCCGCAAATCTCAACATTCGCCATCGTC GTTCGCTCCGGCGCCTCCCGCCGGTCCTCAGACCTTGCCTTCCTTTACCGAATCCTTCACCAACACCGCATACCACCCGCCTGTTCCTCCGGCCTCACTCTTCACGGCCGAGCATCTCATGCTCTTCCACCATTTGTCCGATGCCATGAGCGACTGCATCTTGGCTCGCGGCCAGGTCAAGGTCGTGCTAGATGTCGCCATCAGACACTTGATAGATGCTCCCTACCTCATTGACCAGCTGCTGGCTCTGTCGGCGCTGCATGTGGCCTTCACCACCAAACCGGGGGAGATGCCGTTGAATGGTACAGTTGCATCGTTCCGGAATCAGGCCACCGAGCTGCAGACGCGCGCTCTGTCGTCCTTTACACGCATTACAGCCATGGTCCCTGCCGATGATACGGCTACCTGCGTCCCtcggtttctttttgccagTCTGTTGAGCAACCAGGTCCTAGCCGAGAccctgctgcagcatcagcagccacagcccCTTCCCTACCACCACGATGTCATGGGAGTCCatggcggaggcggcggaggaggtgTTATTGGGGGTGGAGGTGCTAGTGGTGGCGCCATCAGCTTCCATGGGTTCATTGAACGGATGGTTGAGTGtatccatcttcaccggGGTGTTCTGGCCCAAGTCCGCCCAACTTGGGATTACCTCATGCAGTCCGAGCTGTATCCCCTACTTCATATCACCCACGATGCTAACATCGCCGCCGTGACACTGAAATCTGGCACAGAGTGCACCGCTCTCCGGCAAATGATAGATGCTGCCGCCTCTCCGGTGTCCCGGTATGGTGACGCCTCACCACCCCGCCTTGACCAAGCCAGCGCTGATGCCTGCCGCGTGGCCATTGACTCACTTCAGTGGGCATTCGACATGCATCGAGCTCTGCCTGAACAAGACATCTCGCATGCCCCCTCTGCCTTTATCGTCACCCTTGAGGCGGAATACGTGGACGTGTTGCGAACACTGCTGCCTGAAGCCTTGATGATTCTAGCCTACTTGGGCGTGCTGATCCATCGGTGCCGGCACTTCTGGACGTTTGGCACCGCAGGCGCAAATCTGATCCGCGCCATCGCGGGGTATCTTGGAGGCCACTGGCACGAACCGCTGGCATGGCCCCTCAAGGTGATTGAGGAAGAGACTGACTAA